TTAAGCTAATGATGTCACCAGACTCAACAAGGTTTTGTGCCAGCATTGGCCCTAAGCTACCAGGTGCTAAGTTAATTATACCGCTTAAGTTCGAGATTGCGGAGATGACTTCTTCATTACCAATCACGATACCGCAACGGGTGCCGGGTAAGCCGAGTTTTGAAAGACTCATACATAAGATGGTATTGTCGTTGTAAATAGGTTCTACTGGCTCAAATATAATATTTGGAAACGGTGTGCCATAAGCGTTATCTATTAGTAAGGGGATATTATGCTGTTTGGCCAGTGCATCAAGACGTTGCATTTCTTCATCGGTTAATACATTACCGGTTGGATTGGTTGGGCGCGATACGCAGATTAAACCAATATCATCGGTAATATGGAGGTTGTCAAAATCAACATGGTATTTAAATAAACCACCATCGAGTAATTCAATCTTAGGCTTCACCGTCTCAAAAAAGTCATCGCTCAGTGCTGTGTCTGTATAACCTATGTATTCCGGAGCTAATGGAAACAATACCTTTTTTTTCTTATTACCGGAAAAGTCACCTGCGAATAAATTGAATAGGTAGAAGAAGGCATTTTGGCTGCCATTAGTTAGGGCTATATTTTTATCGGTTAATTCCCAGCCGTAGGTTTTATTTAATAATGTAGCAAGTGCTGTGGTGAAACTGTTCTTTCCTTGTGGACCATCGTAGTTAGACATTGCTGCAACCAGATCACCACTGCTTAATAATTGTTGTGCTTCACTGTTAAAGCGCTTCAGCATCTCAGGGATTTGAGCAGGGTTACCACCTCCGAGCATGATGACATCATCACCGCTGCGAATACCTTCATTTAGATCATGCATTAGCTGCGTGATCCCTGAGAATTGAGTAAATCTTTGACCAAACAATGAGAATTCCATATCAGCACTTCTTGTAATTATTTAAAGGGTAAACAACCAACATAGCTGAACTTGACGCGGTTGTCGATAGTATGAGAGATGCAAATTTATTTTTATTACTGGGAATGTTTCACGTGAAACAT
This Moritella sp. 5 DNA region includes the following protein-coding sequences:
- a CDS encoding valine--pyruvate transaminase; this encodes MEFSLFGQRFTQFSGITQLMHDLNEGIRSGDDVIMLGGGNPAQIPEMLKRFNSEAQQLLSSGDLVAAMSNYDGPQGKNSFTTALATLLNKTYGWELTDKNIALTNGSQNAFFYLFNLFAGDFSGNKKKKVLFPLAPEYIGYTDTALSDDFFETVKPKIELLDGGLFKYHVDFDNLHITDDIGLICVSRPTNPTGNVLTDEEMQRLDALAKQHNIPLLIDNAYGTPFPNIIFEPVEPIYNDNTILCMSLSKLGLPGTRCGIVIGNEEVISAISNLSGIINLAPGSLGPMLAQNLVESGDIISLSENVIKPYYYAKAQQAVTWLQDSITDERFRIHKPEGAIFLWLWFEDLPISSQELYERLKTRGVLIVSGHHFFPGLDEEWRHTDECIRMNYSQPDEAVQRGIKIIAEEVQKAYAEMVVISTATA